In Microbacterium sp. SLBN-146, one genomic interval encodes:
- the otsB gene encoding trehalose-phosphatase, whose amino-acid sequence MTDTHNRAAELRRIAASDHLLVALDFDGTVSHLADEPMKARMVPQARTAIEHLAALPSTTVAFVSGRSLSDLREIAEHGDDSAYLLAGSHGAEFWIPGEGALEPEPDEVDDALRESLFRHAKEATAHMDGVWIEPKAFGLGVHTRVATSETADAANTAVDAIVSAEAPHWRRRTGKNIVEYAFRHEGKDSAVAALRERLHATAVLFAGDDVTDEDALGTLGPEDLGVRVGGGPSAASVFVADIEEFAVLLEELATLRAAARQ is encoded by the coding sequence ATGACCGACACGCACAACCGTGCGGCCGAGTTGCGGCGCATCGCGGCATCCGACCACCTGCTCGTCGCCCTCGACTTCGACGGAACCGTGTCGCACCTCGCGGACGAGCCCATGAAGGCGCGGATGGTGCCTCAAGCACGTACGGCGATCGAGCACCTTGCCGCACTTCCGAGTACGACCGTCGCCTTCGTGTCGGGGCGGAGCCTGTCGGACCTGCGAGAGATCGCCGAGCATGGCGACGACTCCGCCTACCTCCTCGCGGGAAGTCACGGAGCGGAGTTCTGGATCCCCGGTGAGGGCGCTCTGGAGCCCGAGCCCGACGAGGTCGATGACGCCCTTCGCGAGTCGCTCTTCCGCCACGCGAAGGAAGCGACGGCACACATGGACGGCGTGTGGATCGAACCGAAGGCCTTCGGTCTCGGCGTGCACACTCGTGTCGCCACGAGCGAGACAGCGGATGCCGCGAACACGGCCGTCGACGCGATCGTGAGCGCAGAAGCACCGCACTGGCGCCGACGCACGGGCAAGAACATCGTCGAGTACGCCTTCCGCCACGAGGGCAAGGACTCGGCCGTCGCCGCGCTTCGCGAGCGACTCCACGCGACCGCCGTCCTGTTCGCGGGCGACGACGTGACAGACGAGGACGCCCTCGGCACGCTCGGGCCTGAGGATCTCGGCGTCCGTGTCGGCGGCGGGCCCAGCGCGGCCTCCGTCTTCGTGGCAGACATCGAAGAATTCGCCGTTCTGTTGGAGGAGCTCGCGACACTCAGGGCTGCTGCGCGGCAATAG
- the ilvD gene encoding dihydroxy-acid dehydratase — MPEARTDIDIKPRSRVVTDGIEATTSRGMLRAVGMGDEDWDKPQIGIASSWNEITPCNLSLDRLAQGAKEGVHSGGGYPLQFGTISVSDGISMGHEGMHFSLVSREVIADSVETVVMAERLDGTVLLAGCDKSIPGMLMASARLDLSSVFLYAGSIAPGWVKLSDGTEKDVTIIDSFEAVGACLAGKMSEADLKRIECAIAPGEGACGGMYTANTMASVAEALGLSLPGSAAPPSADRRRDYYAHRSGEAVVNLLRLGITTRDILTKEAFENAIALAMALGGSTNVVLHLLAIAREADIDLSLHDFNRIGDKVPHVADMKPFGKYVMNDVDRHGGIPVIMKAMLDEGLLHGDALTVTGKTLAENLADLDPDPIDGTVIHTFDNPIHATGGITILHGSMAPEGAVVKTAGFDASVFEGPARVFERERSAMDALEAGDIAKGDVIVIRYEGPKGGPGMREMLAITAAIKGAGLGKDVLLLTDGRFSGGTTGLCIGHIAPEAVDAGPIAFVRDGDLIRVDIAARTLDLLVDETELSSRRSGWEPLPPRYTRGVLAKYSRLVRSAAEGATTG, encoded by the coding sequence ATGCCCGAGGCACGCACTGACATCGACATCAAACCTCGCAGCCGAGTCGTCACAGACGGCATCGAAGCCACGACGTCGCGCGGAATGCTCCGCGCGGTCGGCATGGGTGACGAGGACTGGGACAAGCCACAGATCGGCATCGCGTCGAGCTGGAACGAGATCACCCCCTGCAACCTGAGCCTCGACCGGCTCGCGCAGGGTGCGAAAGAGGGTGTGCACTCGGGTGGCGGGTACCCGCTCCAGTTCGGCACCATCTCGGTCTCCGACGGCATCTCGATGGGGCACGAGGGCATGCACTTCTCGCTCGTGTCACGAGAGGTCATCGCCGACTCCGTCGAGACCGTCGTGATGGCGGAGCGCCTCGACGGTACGGTCCTCCTCGCCGGATGCGACAAGTCCATCCCCGGGATGCTGATGGCGTCGGCGCGCCTGGACCTGTCGAGCGTCTTCCTCTACGCCGGGTCCATCGCCCCGGGCTGGGTGAAGCTGTCGGACGGCACCGAGAAGGACGTGACGATCATCGACTCGTTCGAGGCCGTCGGCGCGTGCCTCGCGGGCAAGATGAGCGAGGCCGACCTCAAGCGCATCGAGTGCGCGATCGCACCGGGCGAGGGCGCCTGTGGTGGCATGTACACGGCCAACACGATGGCGTCGGTCGCGGAAGCGCTCGGACTCTCGCTTCCCGGCTCGGCGGCGCCGCCGTCGGCCGACCGCCGGCGCGACTACTACGCCCACCGCTCGGGGGAGGCGGTCGTCAATCTGCTGCGTCTGGGTATCACGACGCGTGACATCCTCACGAAGGAGGCGTTCGAGAACGCCATCGCCCTCGCGATGGCGCTCGGAGGCTCGACCAACGTGGTTCTCCACCTGCTCGCGATCGCGCGCGAGGCGGACATCGATCTGAGCCTCCACGACTTCAACCGCATCGGCGACAAGGTTCCGCACGTCGCGGACATGAAGCCGTTCGGCAAGTACGTCATGAACGACGTCGATCGCCACGGCGGCATCCCGGTCATCATGAAGGCGATGCTCGACGAGGGACTCCTCCACGGCGACGCGCTCACGGTGACGGGCAAGACGCTCGCCGAGAACCTCGCCGACCTCGATCCCGACCCGATCGACGGCACGGTCATCCACACGTTCGACAACCCGATCCACGCGACGGGCGGCATCACGATCCTCCACGGCTCGATGGCGCCCGAGGGTGCCGTCGTCAAGACGGCGGGCTTCGATGCATCCGTCTTCGAAGGGCCCGCGCGCGTCTTCGAGCGCGAGCGCTCCGCGATGGACGCTCTGGAGGCCGGCGATATCGCCAAGGGCGACGTCATCGTCATCCGGTACGAAGGACCCAAGGGTGGCCCGGGGATGCGCGAAATGCTCGCCATCACGGCGGCGATCAAGGGCGCTGGGCTCGGAAAAGATGTACTACTCTTGACGGACGGCAGATTCTCAGGCGGCACAACCGGCCTGTGCATCGGCCACATAGCACCCGAAGCGGTGGACGCAGGTCCCATCGCCTTCGTGCGCGATGGTGATCTGATACGGGTCGATATCGCGGCTCGCACTCTCGACCTACTCGTCGACGAGACCGAGCTGAGCTCCCGCCGCTCTGGCTGGGAGCCACTGCCCCCGCGCTATACCCGTGGCGTTCTTGCCAAGTACTCCCGTCTCGTTCGCTCCGCTGCGGAGGGCGCGACGACGGGGTGA
- a CDS encoding acetolactate synthase large subunit — protein MSAESVTAVPRPPARTATAPVLTGAQAVVRSLELLGVTDVFGLPGGAILPVYDPLMDSTDLRHILVRHEQGAGHAAEGYAAASNKIGVAIATSGPGATNLVTAIADAYMDSVPIVCITGQVFSTLMGTDAFQEADIVGITMPITKHSFLVKDASEIPGAIAAAFEVAGTGRPGPVLVDITKDAQQAEAPFIWPPKIDLPGYRPVTKAHGKQIQAAAQLLAEAKKPVLYVGGGIIRSQASAELLTLAEATGAPVVTTLMARGAFPDSHEQQLGMPGMHGTVPAVLALQEADLLVSLGARFDDRVTGKAALFAPHAKVVHVDIDPAEISKIRNADVPIVGDLKDVLVDLAAAFRGATDGVKPDISEWWAFLDGLKDEFPLGYAPTTDGLLAPQHVIQRIGELTGPEGVYASGVGQHQMWAAQFIKYERPNAWLNSGGAGTMGYAVPAAMGAKVAEPDRHVWAIDGDGCFQMTNQELATCAINNIPIKVAIINNSSLGMVRQWQTLFYDGRYSHTNLNTGHGTVRIPDFVKLAEAYGCLAIRVEKEEDVDAAIKTALETNDRPVVIDFVVSADSMVWPMVPQGVSNSYVQYARDHAPAFEQED, from the coding sequence ATGTCCGCCGAATCCGTGACGGCCGTTCCCCGGCCTCCCGCTCGCACCGCCACCGCGCCCGTGCTCACGGGCGCGCAGGCGGTCGTCCGCTCTCTCGAACTGCTCGGAGTGACCGATGTCTTCGGTCTTCCGGGCGGCGCCATCCTTCCCGTCTACGACCCGCTCATGGACTCGACCGACCTGAGGCACATCCTCGTCCGTCACGAGCAGGGCGCGGGCCACGCGGCTGAGGGCTACGCCGCGGCGTCCAACAAGATCGGCGTCGCGATCGCGACGTCCGGCCCCGGCGCGACGAACCTCGTCACGGCGATCGCCGACGCCTACATGGACTCGGTCCCGATCGTCTGCATCACCGGCCAGGTGTTCTCGACCCTCATGGGCACGGACGCCTTCCAGGAAGCCGACATCGTCGGCATCACGATGCCGATCACGAAGCACTCCTTCCTCGTGAAGGATGCCTCGGAGATCCCGGGCGCCATCGCTGCTGCCTTCGAGGTCGCGGGAACGGGTCGCCCCGGTCCCGTGCTCGTCGACATCACGAAGGATGCTCAGCAGGCCGAGGCGCCGTTCATCTGGCCGCCGAAGATCGACCTTCCCGGCTACCGTCCTGTGACGAAGGCCCACGGCAAGCAGATCCAAGCCGCCGCGCAGCTCCTCGCCGAGGCGAAGAAGCCCGTTCTCTACGTCGGTGGCGGAATCATCCGCTCCCAGGCGTCCGCCGAGCTCCTGACCCTCGCCGAGGCGACGGGAGCGCCCGTCGTCACGACACTCATGGCGCGGGGAGCGTTCCCCGACTCGCACGAGCAGCAGCTCGGCATGCCGGGGATGCACGGAACGGTTCCCGCGGTCCTCGCGCTCCAGGAAGCCGATCTCCTCGTTTCTCTCGGCGCACGGTTCGACGACCGCGTGACGGGCAAGGCGGCGCTGTTCGCTCCGCACGCCAAGGTCGTGCACGTCGACATCGACCCGGCCGAAATCTCGAAGATCCGCAACGCCGACGTGCCCATCGTGGGGGACCTCAAGGACGTCCTCGTCGACCTGGCCGCGGCTTTCCGCGGAGCGACGGACGGCGTGAAGCCCGACATCTCCGAGTGGTGGGCCTTCCTCGACGGACTGAAGGACGAGTTCCCGCTCGGCTACGCCCCCACGACCGACGGCCTGCTCGCTCCCCAGCACGTCATCCAGCGCATCGGCGAGCTGACGGGCCCCGAAGGCGTCTATGCGTCCGGCGTCGGCCAGCACCAGATGTGGGCGGCGCAGTTCATCAAGTACGAGCGTCCGAACGCGTGGCTCAACTCCGGCGGCGCCGGCACGATGGGCTACGCGGTCCCCGCCGCCATGGGTGCCAAGGTCGCCGAGCCCGATCGTCACGTGTGGGCGATCGACGGTGACGGATGCTTCCAGATGACCAATCAGGAGCTCGCGACCTGCGCGATCAACAACATCCCGATCAAGGTCGCGATCATCAACAACTCCTCGCTGGGCATGGTGCGCCAGTGGCAGACGCTCTTCTACGACGGCCGCTACTCGCACACGAACCTCAACACGGGCCACGGGACCGTGCGCATCCCCGATTTCGTCAAGCTCGCCGAGGCCTATGGATGCCTCGCGATCAGGGTCGAGAAAGAGGAGGACGTCGACGCCGCGATCAAGACGGCGCTCGAGACCAACGACCGCCCCGTCGTCATCGACTTCGTCGTGAGCGCCGACTCGATGGTGTGGCCGATGGTTCCCCAGGGAGTCAGCAACAGCTACGTCCAGTACGCGCGTGACCACGCGCCGGCGTTCGAACAGGAGGACTGA
- the ilvN gene encoding acetolactate synthase small subunit has product MTTHVLSLLVEDKPGLLTRVAGLFARRGFNINSLAVGVTEVPGLSRITVVVDVDALPLEQVTKQLNKLVNVIKIVELDYAASVQREHVLVKVKADNQTRSNVLEVVNLFRAQIVDYATDALVVEVTGDKGKVDALLRALEPFGIKELAQSGLLAIGRGGKSITERVLRN; this is encoded by the coding sequence ATGACGACGCACGTGCTGAGCCTCTTGGTGGAGGACAAGCCCGGTCTGCTCACCCGTGTCGCGGGACTCTTCGCGCGACGCGGCTTCAACATCAACTCTCTCGCCGTCGGCGTCACCGAGGTGCCGGGGCTCTCCCGCATCACGGTCGTCGTCGACGTCGATGCGCTCCCGCTCGAGCAGGTCACGAAGCAGCTCAACAAGCTCGTGAACGTGATCAAGATCGTCGAACTGGACTACGCGGCCTCCGTTCAGCGCGAACACGTGCTCGTGAAGGTGAAGGCCGACAACCAGACCCGCTCGAACGTGCTCGAAGTCGTCAATCTCTTCCGTGCGCAGATCGTGGACTACGCGACCGACGCGCTCGTCGTCGAGGTGACGGGCGACAAGGGGAAGGTCGACGCCCTCCTTCGCGCGCTCGAGCCCTTCGGCATCAAAGAACTCGCGCAGTCCGGTCTTCTCGCCATCGGGCGAGGCGGCAAGAGCATCACCGAGCGCGTCCTGCGCAACTGA
- the ilvC gene encoding ketol-acid reductoisomerase: MAEIFYDADADLSIIQSKKVAIVGYGSQGHAHAQNLRDSGVEVVIALKEGSRSIEKAQDEGFEVKTVDEATQWADLIMILAPDQHQRGIFNDHIKPHLRAGQTLAFAHGFNIRFGYIDAPEGVDVILVAPKAPGHTVRREYVAGRGIPDIIAVERDASGSAWATALSYAKAIGGTRAGVIKTTFTEETETDLFGEQAVLCGGVSQLVQYGFETLTEAGYQPQIAYFEVLHELKLIVDLMWEGGIAKQRWSVSDTAEYGDYVSGPRVIDPHVKENMQAVLGDIRSGAFAERFINDQDNGAVEFQELRAKAAAHPIESVGKDLRALFAWKQQDEDYVEGSAAR, from the coding sequence ATGGCTGAGATCTTCTACGACGCCGACGCCGACCTGAGCATCATCCAGAGCAAGAAGGTCGCGATCGTCGGCTACGGCTCGCAGGGCCACGCACACGCTCAGAACCTGCGCGACTCCGGTGTCGAGGTCGTCATCGCTCTCAAGGAAGGCTCGCGCTCGATCGAGAAGGCCCAGGACGAGGGCTTCGAGGTCAAGACGGTCGATGAGGCGACCCAGTGGGCCGACCTCATCATGATCCTCGCGCCGGACCAGCACCAGCGCGGCATCTTCAACGACCACATCAAGCCGCACCTCCGGGCGGGACAGACGCTCGCGTTCGCCCACGGCTTCAACATCCGCTTCGGATACATCGATGCGCCCGAGGGCGTCGACGTCATCCTCGTCGCACCGAAGGCCCCCGGCCACACGGTCCGTCGCGAGTACGTCGCGGGACGCGGCATCCCGGACATCATCGCCGTCGAGCGCGACGCATCCGGCTCGGCATGGGCGACAGCGCTCTCGTACGCGAAGGCGATCGGCGGAACGCGTGCCGGTGTCATCAAGACCACGTTCACGGAAGAGACCGAGACGGACCTCTTCGGCGAGCAGGCTGTCCTCTGCGGTGGCGTTTCCCAGCTCGTGCAGTACGGCTTCGAGACGCTCACGGAAGCGGGCTACCAGCCCCAGATCGCCTACTTCGAGGTCCTCCACGAGCTCAAGCTGATCGTCGACCTCATGTGGGAGGGCGGCATCGCGAAGCAGCGTTGGTCGGTCTCCGACACCGCCGAGTACGGCGACTACGTCTCGGGCCCGCGCGTCATCGACCCGCACGTCAAGGAGAACATGCAGGCCGTCCTCGGTGACATCCGTTCGGGTGCTTTCGCGGAGCGCTTCATCAACGATCAGGACAACGGCGCCGTGGAGTTCCAGGAGCTCCGCGCCAAGGCGGCGGCGCACCCCATCGAGTCGGTCGGCAAGGACCTCCGCGCCCTCTTCGCGTGGAAGCAGCAGGATGAGGACTACGTCGAGGGCAGCGCAGCGCGCTGA
- a CDS encoding DNA polymerase III subunit gamma/tau — MTSGRDDDALSWGDDDPTLDVGSSDAARDATLGLPTGYRAVGKGSRPVEAEPPAVEADDAVDPAERQQLSNATLVFLGIFGGVYLLYAVGWLIGGLRLQDAALFVVTPAMYQPALVLAVLAPLLWFLAALYLTRARATWLRVLWLIAGALLLVPWPFIAVGAVGS, encoded by the coding sequence GTGACTTCCGGCCGCGACGACGACGCCCTCTCGTGGGGCGATGACGATCCGACCCTCGATGTCGGTTCATCGGATGCCGCGCGCGACGCGACGCTCGGACTTCCGACCGGCTATCGTGCCGTCGGCAAGGGGAGCAGGCCCGTCGAAGCTGAGCCCCCGGCCGTCGAAGCGGATGACGCAGTCGATCCCGCCGAGCGCCAGCAGTTGAGCAACGCGACGCTCGTGTTTCTCGGGATCTTCGGTGGCGTGTATCTCCTCTACGCCGTGGGATGGCTCATCGGCGGGCTCCGGCTGCAGGACGCCGCACTTTTCGTGGTGACGCCTGCCATGTACCAGCCGGCGCTCGTCCTGGCTGTTCTGGCTCCTCTCCTGTGGTTCCTCGCGGCCCTGTACCTGACCCGCGCGAGGGCTACCTGGCTGCGCGTCCTGTGGCTCATCGCGGGGGCGCTGCTCCTCGTGCCGTGGCCGTTCATCGCCGTCGGGGCGGTGGGATCATGA
- a CDS encoding bacitracin resistance protein encodes MSAAASERPSAMPVWLVATISGGFGLFYAYAVWNAVAFLLQQAGGAFGLSGLGWFVLVFACVFPIMVFAAAFALGWRRRAGECALIFLAGLALSAVLWLNVIAYATTSFSLYLS; translated from the coding sequence ATGAGCGCAGCAGCTTCCGAGCGCCCGTCCGCGATGCCCGTCTGGCTCGTCGCAACGATCTCCGGCGGGTTCGGTCTCTTCTACGCCTACGCCGTGTGGAACGCGGTCGCGTTCCTGCTGCAGCAGGCGGGCGGTGCGTTCGGACTGAGCGGCCTCGGCTGGTTCGTACTGGTGTTCGCGTGCGTCTTCCCGATCATGGTCTTCGCGGCAGCCTTCGCGCTCGGATGGCGTCGCCGGGCGGGGGAGTGCGCGCTCATCTTCCTCGCGGGTCTCGCTCTGTCAGCCGTTCTGTGGCTCAACGTCATCGCCTACGCGACCACGAGTTTCTCGCTGTACCTCAGCTGA
- the serA gene encoding phosphoglycerate dehydrogenase has protein sequence MTKPVVLIAEELSPATIDALGPDFDVRQVDGTDRPALFAALADANAVLVRSATKIDAEALAAAPALKVVARAGVGLDNVDIKTATAAGVMVVNAPTSNIISAAELTIGHILSLARRIPAAHASLSQGQWKRSAYTGTELFEKTVGIIGLGRIGALIAARLQAFDMRVVAYDPYVTSARAQQLGVQLDSLDDLLQQSDFVTIHMPKTPETTGMIGTAQFALMKPTAFVVNVARGGLIDEEALREALVTGQIAGAGLDVFTSEPPAEGSTAAALLDLPNVVVTPHLGASTEEAQEKAGVSVANSVRLALGGDLVPDAVNVAGGLIDPYVRPGIPLVEKLGQIFAALSHSPLTSLDIEVHGELNAYDVSVLKLAALKGLFTNIVSETVSYVNAPLLAEQRGVDVRLLVDDVSDEYRNLITLRGALSDGSQLSVSGTLTGTKQIEKLVGINDYAIELPIEKHHVVMVYTDRPGIVAVYGQKFGEAGINIAGMQIARRAAGGQALSVLTVDSPVDDDLLAEVSSSIHADLFRQIEITEA, from the coding sequence GTGACGAAGCCCGTCGTGCTCATCGCCGAAGAACTGTCTCCCGCAACCATCGACGCTCTCGGTCCCGACTTCGATGTCCGCCAGGTCGACGGCACCGACCGCCCGGCCCTGTTCGCGGCTCTTGCCGACGCGAACGCCGTGCTCGTACGGTCGGCCACGAAGATCGACGCCGAGGCTCTGGCCGCAGCGCCCGCGCTGAAGGTCGTCGCGCGCGCCGGAGTCGGCCTCGACAACGTCGACATCAAGACGGCGACCGCGGCGGGTGTCATGGTCGTCAACGCGCCGACATCCAACATCATCTCGGCTGCCGAGCTGACGATCGGTCACATCCTCTCCCTCGCGCGCCGCATTCCGGCGGCGCACGCGTCGCTGTCGCAGGGACAGTGGAAGCGCAGTGCCTACACCGGCACCGAACTGTTCGAGAAGACCGTCGGAATCATCGGCCTCGGCCGCATCGGCGCCCTCATCGCGGCGCGTCTCCAGGCGTTCGACATGCGCGTCGTCGCCTACGACCCCTACGTCACGAGCGCGCGTGCACAGCAGCTCGGCGTCCAGCTCGACTCGCTCGACGACCTTCTCCAGCAGAGCGACTTCGTCACGATCCACATGCCGAAGACGCCGGAGACGACCGGGATGATCGGCACCGCGCAGTTCGCGCTCATGAAGCCGACGGCGTTCGTCGTGAACGTCGCGCGCGGGGGACTCATCGACGAAGAGGCACTGCGCGAAGCTCTCGTCACGGGTCAGATCGCCGGTGCGGGCCTCGACGTCTTCACGTCCGAGCCGCCTGCCGAGGGAAGCACGGCCGCCGCGCTGCTCGACCTCCCGAACGTCGTCGTGACTCCGCACCTGGGCGCGTCCACCGAGGAGGCGCAGGAGAAGGCCGGTGTGTCGGTCGCCAACTCCGTCCGTCTCGCACTCGGGGGAGACCTCGTGCCCGACGCCGTCAACGTCGCGGGCGGACTCATCGACCCCTACGTCCGTCCCGGCATCCCGCTCGTGGAGAAGCTCGGCCAGATCTTCGCCGCGCTGTCCCACTCGCCCCTCACGTCGCTCGACATCGAGGTGCACGGCGAACTCAACGCGTACGACGTCAGCGTCCTCAAGCTCGCCGCGCTGAAGGGTCTGTTCACGAACATCGTGAGCGAAACGGTCTCGTACGTGAACGCGCCGCTCCTCGCAGAGCAGCGCGGTGTCGACGTGCGCCTCCTCGTCGACGACGTCAGCGACGAGTACCGCAACCTGATCACGCTCCGCGGAGCCCTCTCCGACGGTTCGCAGCTGTCCGTCTCGGGCACGCTGACGGGCACGAAGCAGATCGAGAAGCTCGTCGGCATCAACGACTACGCCATCGAGCTTCCGATCGAGAAGCACCACGTGGTGATGGTCTACACCGACCGTCCCGGGATCGTCGCGGTCTACGGGCAGAAGTTCGGCGAGGCCGGCATCAACATCGCGGGGATGCAGATCGCTCGTCGGGCCGCGGGGGGACAGGCTCTCTCCGTCCTGACCGTCGACTCGCCCGTCGACGACGACCTGCTCGCCGAGGTGAGCTCGTCGATCCACGCAGACCTGTTCCGGCAGATCGAGATCACCGAGGCCTGA
- a CDS encoding TetR/AcrR family transcriptional regulator — protein sequence MSRPPLAREKVLDAFEAILVDEGERAATMDATARGAGVSKGGLLYHFSSKDALESGILDRLRALVDEDVAAMTASPDGAVAYFLRSSVMQNDPIDRAILATARLAQGGNTAAAEALRDVREKWADALRPHAKDAASLDLVMLVSDGLYFNNALDGGSIPGPVPRDAAMDALVTLVERAIAP from the coding sequence ATGAGTCGGCCTCCCCTCGCGCGTGAGAAGGTCCTCGACGCGTTCGAGGCGATCCTCGTCGACGAGGGCGAACGCGCCGCGACGATGGATGCCACGGCTCGCGGTGCGGGCGTTTCCAAGGGCGGTCTGCTCTACCATTTCTCGTCGAAGGACGCCCTCGAGTCGGGCATTCTCGACCGTCTGCGTGCGCTCGTCGATGAGGACGTCGCCGCGATGACAGCGTCGCCCGACGGCGCCGTCGCCTACTTTCTGCGCTCGTCCGTCATGCAGAACGATCCGATCGACCGAGCGATCCTCGCGACAGCGCGCCTCGCTCAGGGCGGGAACACGGCCGCAGCGGAAGCCTTGCGCGATGTCAGGGAGAAGTGGGCCGACGCCCTCCGCCCGCACGCCAAGGATGCGGCATCCCTCGACCTCGTCATGCTCGTGAGCGATGGGCTCTACTTCAACAACGCTCTCGACGGCGGCTCGATCCCCGGCCCGGTTCCCCGCGACGCGGCGATGGACGCGCTCGTCACCCTCGTCGAACGCGCCATCGCCCCCTGA
- a CDS encoding MFS transporter → MTTGTITAAIRAEQQQRVGWRGWAALVVLMLPVLLVSVDNTVLSFALPAIALDLEPSSAQQLWIIDAYPLVLAGLLVTMGTLGDRFGRRRMLLIGATGFAAVSALAAFAPTAELLIAARALMGVFGAMLMPSTLSLLRTIFTDRDQRRFAIAVWASMFSAGAALGPIVGGILLEHFGWGSVFLMAVPVLVPLLVLAPLLVPESRDPKPGRIDPVSIALSMATLIPIVYAIKELAVHGFASIAPVLFLVGVVFGWLFVKRQLRSSTPMLDMRLFQNSTFSGALMVNLLSVVGLVGFLFFAAQHLQLVVGLSPMNAGFALVPGLAAMIVSGLLVVPIAKRIAPRIVVPVALAFSVLGYALVAISTGPETLWLLIVAFVSLGIGIGAAETVSNELILANAPPAKAGAASAVSETAYELGAVLGTAVLGGILTALYRSNLVLPEGLPTAAAQAATETLAGAIHAADGVGGALGESLRAAAAHAFDAGVGTTALIGAGLVVCAAVIAAATLGRRR, encoded by the coding sequence ATGACCACGGGCACCATCACGGCGGCGATCCGCGCTGAACAGCAGCAGCGGGTCGGATGGCGCGGCTGGGCTGCGCTCGTCGTGCTCATGCTGCCCGTCCTGCTCGTTTCGGTCGACAACACGGTGCTGAGCTTCGCCCTCCCCGCGATCGCCCTCGACCTCGAACCGTCGAGCGCACAGCAGCTGTGGATCATCGACGCCTACCCGCTCGTTCTCGCGGGTCTGCTCGTCACGATGGGGACGCTCGGCGACCGCTTCGGTCGGCGCCGCATGCTGCTCATCGGCGCGACGGGCTTCGCCGCCGTCTCGGCTCTCGCCGCGTTCGCGCCGACCGCCGAGCTGCTCATCGCCGCGCGGGCGCTCATGGGTGTCTTCGGAGCGATGCTCATGCCGTCCACCCTCTCTCTGCTGCGCACCATCTTCACCGACCGCGACCAGCGTCGATTCGCGATCGCCGTGTGGGCCTCGATGTTCTCGGCCGGTGCCGCGCTCGGCCCCATCGTCGGCGGCATCCTCCTCGAGCACTTCGGGTGGGGATCGGTCTTCCTCATGGCCGTGCCCGTACTCGTGCCGCTGCTCGTCCTCGCCCCGCTCCTCGTTCCCGAGAGCCGCGACCCGAAACCGGGTCGCATCGATCCCGTCAGCATCGCGCTCTCGATGGCCACGCTCATTCCGATCGTCTACGCGATCAAGGAACTCGCGGTCCACGGTTTCGCGAGCATCGCGCCGGTGCTCTTCCTCGTCGGTGTGGTCTTCGGATGGCTCTTCGTGAAGCGACAGCTCCGTTCGTCAACACCGATGCTCGATATGCGGCTCTTCCAGAACTCGACCTTCAGTGGCGCTCTGATGGTGAATCTGCTCAGTGTCGTCGGACTCGTCGGGTTCCTGTTCTTCGCGGCTCAGCACCTCCAGCTCGTCGTCGGACTCAGCCCGATGAACGCGGGTTTCGCTCTCGTCCCCGGACTCGCGGCGATGATCGTGTCGGGTCTCCTGGTGGTCCCCATCGCCAAGCGGATCGCTCCCCGGATCGTCGTCCCGGTCGCCCTCGCCTTCTCCGTGCTCGGCTACGCACTCGTTGCGATCTCGACGGGTCCCGAGACGCTCTGGCTCCTGATCGTCGCCTTCGTCTCGCTCGGCATCGGCATCGGCGCGGCGGAGACGGTGTCCAACGAACTCATCCTCGCGAACGCACCGCCGGCGAAGGCCGGCGCCGCGAGCGCCGTCTCCGAAACCGCGTACGAGCTCGGAGCCGTCCTCGGGACGGCGGTGCTCGGTGGCATCCTGACCGCGCTCTATCGCTCCAATCTCGTCCTCCCGGAGGGGCTTCCCACCGCGGCCGCCCAGGCCGCGACGGAGACGCTCGCGGGAGCGATTCACGCGGCGGATGGCGTGGGGGGAGCCCTCGGCGAGAGCCTCCGCGCGGCAGCCGCGCACGCCTTCGATGCGGGTGTCGGCACGACAGCGCTCATCGGAGCAGGGCTCGTCGTCTGCGCCGCCGTCATCGCCGCGGCGACTCTGGGGCGTCGCCGCTAG